The following proteins are co-located in the Manihot esculenta cultivar AM560-2 chromosome 9, M.esculenta_v8, whole genome shotgun sequence genome:
- the LOC110623607 gene encoding phosphatidylinositol 4-phosphate 5-kinase 4 — translation MSKEQSGVIKAWEATIRKTQAAKRRANSIFGSVTVAHADDENEDDHDHNNGAQEPYHAEKILSNGDYYTGQWYDNFPCGHGKYLWTDGCMYVGEWNKGKTMGRGKFSWPSGASYEGEFRTGFMDGNGIYTGPSGDTYKGQWVMNQKHGHGIKSFANGDVYDGEWRRGFQDGHGKYLWTNGNQYVGNWKNGMICGKGTFVWSNGNRYDGYWEDGVPKGNGTLKWPDGSFYVGNWSKDPSQQNGSYFPSGSPTDQNLGWNPQDVYTIHLSDSKICPSEKVSILPSQKRLAVWNSTKSGGERLRRMSVDGRVSVGEERPYDRMHLWEPDDVDASDRNPTVGKPFEADLLGLHLDEGFPKRLPMKVPKVVKRQGETICKGHKNYELMLNLQLGIRHSVGRPAPVASLDLKASAFDPKEKVWTRFPPEGTKCTPPHQSSEFKWKDYCPLVFRTLRKLFKVDPADYMLSICGNDALRELSSPGKSGSFFYLTNDDRYMIKTVKKAEVKMLIRMLAAYYNHVRAFENTLVTKFFGLHCVKLTGPTQKKVRFIIMGNLFCSEYTIHRRFDLKGSSLGRITDKPESEIESTTILKDLDLNFIFRLQKTWFQEFCRQVDRDCEFLEQERIMDYSLLVGLHFREVSNSGELIPSCRNNSSGYISFFLAYVHLIIFDHI, via the exons ATGAGCAAAGAACAAAGCGGTGTTATAAAGGCATGGGAGGCAACTATACGAAAGACTCAGGCTGCCAAGAGAAGAGCAAACAGCATCTTCGGCAGCGTCACTGTAGCCCATGCAGATGATGAAAATGAAGATGATCATGATCATAACAATGGAGCTCAAGAACCTTACCACGCAGAGAAAATCTTATCTAATGGAGATTACTATACTGGCCAATGGTATGATAATTTCCCTTGTGGACATGGTAAATATCTATGGACAGATGGGTGCATGTACgtaggtgagtggaataaaggAAAAACAATGGGAAGAGGGAAGTTCAGTTGGCCATCAGGAGCTAGTTATGAAGGAGAGTTCAGAACTGGGTTTATGGATGGAAATGGTATATACACAGGGCCTAGTGGTGATACATATAAAGGCCAATGGGTTATGAACCAGAAACATGGCCATGGAATAAAGAGTTTCGCCAACGGAGATGTGTATGACGGCGAATGGCGCCGTGGATTCCAGGACGGACATGGAAAATATCTGTGGACGAACGGTAACCAGTACGTCGGTAACTGGAAGAACGGCATGATCTGTGGTAAAGGGACTTTTGTATGGAGCAATGGGAATAGATATGATGGGTATTGGGAAGATGGTGTGCCAAAAGGAAATGGAACATTGAAATGGCCAGATGGAAGCTTTTACGTAGGGAATTGGAGCAAAGATCCTAGTCAACAAAATGGGTCTTATTTTCCTTCAGGATCACCCACAGACCAGAATCTTGGTTGGAATCCTCAAGATGTGTACACCATTCATTTATCTGATTCGAAGATTTGTCCTAGTGAGAAAGTCTCAATCTTGCCTTCACAGAAGAGGCTTGCAGTGTGGAATTCAACAAAAAGTGGTGGGGAGAGGCTTAGGAGGATGTCTGTTGATGGGAGAGTAAGTGTTGGTGAAGAAAGGCCATATGATAGGATGCATTTGTGGGAACCAGATGATGTTGATGCAAGTGATAGGAATCCAACGGTTGGGAAACCTTTTGAAGCTGATTTGCTTGGTTTACATCTGGATGAAGGGTTTCCAAAAAGGCTTCCAATGAAGGTACCAAAAGTTGTGAAGAGACAAGGAGAGACAATATGCAAAGGGCATAAGAATTATGAGCTTATGCTCAATTTGCAACTTGGGATCAG GCATTCTGTTGGAAGACCAGCTCCAGTTGCATCCCTTGATTTGAAGGCCTCAGCTTTTGACCCCAAGGAGAAAGTATGGACAAGGTTTCCTCCAGAAGGAACTAAGTGTACTCCACCTCACCAGTCTTCTGAATTTAAATGGAAGGACTACTGCCCTTTGGTTTTCAG AACTCTAAGAAAGCTGTTCAAGGTGGACCCAGCTGATTACATGTTATCTATATGTGGGAACGATGCACTTCGTGAACTTTCTTCTCCTGGAAAAAGTGGTAGCTTCTTTTACTTAACCAATGATGATCGCTATATGATAAAGACAGTGAAGAAAGCAGAAGTTAAA ATGCTTATAAGGATGCTTGCTGCCTATTACAACCATGTTAGAGCCTTTGAGAACACTTTAGTTACCAAATTTTTTGGTCTGCACTGTGTGAAGTTAACTGGCCCTACTCAGAAGAAG GTACGATTCATCATTATGGGGAATCTCTTTTGTTCTGAGTACACCATCCATAGACGTTTCGACTTGAAAGGATCTTCACTCGGTCGAATAACAGACAAGCCTGAGTCAGAGATTGAATCAACAACTATTCTTAAAGACTTAGATCTAAATTTCATATTCAGACTACAGAAAACATGGTTTCAAGAGTTCTGCAG GCAAGTAGATAGAGATTGTGAATTTCTTGAACAGGAAAGGATTATGGACTACAGCTTGCTAGTGGGTCTTCACTTCAGAGAAGTATCAAATAGTGGGGAACTGATACCTTCATGTCGGAATAATTCTTCAGGTTATATTTCATTCTTTCTTGCATATGTGCACTTGATCATATTCGATCATATATAG